From one Desulfovibrio litoralis DSM 11393 genomic stretch:
- a CDS encoding Hpt domain-containing protein: protein MTTAQPLKIAPLNTKEAFERIGDLPLFQEISHTFAQSLVGNLTSIKNAMKAQQWHDAMRMAHSLKGTLAIVGAEDLREIATLLEYSCRDEKAEEAEKNLAILKQTKEQLIEALNKI from the coding sequence ATGACAACAGCACAACCACTAAAAATAGCTCCCTTAAATACCAAAGAAGCCTTTGAACGCATCGGCGACCTGCCTTTGTTTCAAGAAATATCACACACCTTTGCCCAATCATTAGTCGGAAATTTAACCAGTATTAAAAATGCAATGAAGGCTCAACAATGGCACGACGCCATGCGTATGGCACACTCTCTTAAAGGCACTTTGGCAATAGTCGGAGCCGAAGACTTAAGAGAAATTGCCACACTTTTGGAATATAGTTGCCGAGATGAAAAAGCGGAAGAAGCCGAAAAAAACTTAGCCATTCTCAAACAAACAAAAGAACAATTAATTGAAGCCTTAAATAAAATATAA
- a CDS encoding NAD(P)-dependent oxidoreductase, protein MKIGFIGAGLMGGPLARNLIRAGKDVLVFDLSKEAIDRTLAAGKTGKAAASVNDMAGCDVVFTSLPLPQHINGTMLGDKGVYSFLKKGAVHIELSTIDPTTANGLAKAAAEKGIKYLQCTLGKTPAHAEKAEEPMFVGGDKAAYDALGEAFFKIFGIPFFVGSIDASCAVKLISNMVGMTNLAVLAEGIKAGQKAGLDTKLLLELLTDTGARSFQMDVRGPWIANNDFDARFGLDLALKDVRLGCEMTRSFGLNLTIIESALALYKEASAAGFGKEDCNAVYKSVK, encoded by the coding sequence ATGAAAATTGGTTTTATTGGTGCTGGTTTAATGGGTGGTCCTTTAGCTCGTAACCTTATTCGCGCCGGAAAAGACGTTTTGGTTTTTGACTTAAGTAAAGAAGCGATCGATCGCACTTTAGCAGCCGGAAAAACCGGTAAAGCAGCCGCTTCAGTTAATGATATGGCTGGTTGTGATGTTGTGTTTACAAGTTTGCCTTTGCCACAACACATTAACGGTACTATGCTTGGCGATAAAGGTGTATATTCCTTTTTAAAGAAAGGTGCAGTACATATCGAACTTAGCACTATTGACCCGACTACTGCTAATGGATTGGCAAAAGCCGCCGCTGAAAAAGGTATTAAATATCTTCAGTGTACTCTCGGAAAAACTCCGGCACACGCAGAAAAAGCAGAAGAGCCAATGTTTGTTGGTGGAGACAAAGCTGCCTATGATGCACTCGGCGAAGCTTTCTTTAAAATCTTCGGTATTCCTTTCTTTGTAGGAAGCATTGACGCTTCTTGTGCTGTTAAATTAATCAGCAACATGGTGGGAATGACGAACCTTGCTGTTTTAGCCGAAGGCATTAAAGCCGGACAAAAAGCCGGTCTTGACACCAAACTTCTTTTGGAATTGTTGACCGATACCGGTGCAAGAAGCTTCCAAATGGACGTTCGTGGTCCTTGGATTGCCAACAATGACTTTGATGCACGTTTTGGTTTAGACCTTGCTTTAAAAGACGTACGTCTCGGTTGCGAAATGACTCGTTCTTTTGGTTTAAATCTTACAATTATTGAAAGTGCTTTAGCTTTATATAAAGAAGCCAGTGCTGCCGGTTTTGGAAAAGAAGATTGTAACGCTGTTTACAAATCAGTGAAATAA
- a CDS encoding tripartite tricarboxylate transporter substrate binding protein — translation MSAFIRAFTLIFMLSFIFVAVPVRAEYPDKPMNMIMAFTAGGSSDVQARLMQKYWDKAKLPQWVFIYKTGAGGAIGFGEIAKAKKDGYTLGGINVPHIVLQPLGQKAQFSIDSFDYICQVVNDPQCIAVHKDSPFKNVKEVFEFAKANPGKLKLGLVGRLSGHHLMLLDVQSKYDFPVTDVVYKGAADQNAALLGKEIDVIFGNLNDVMRSLEHMRVLGLAAEKRDKDFLPDVPILKEEGYDVVSDIRRAFVVPKGVDPEQLKFLRAAFEKIAKDPEYIAEMKKIGQPQEYMDGESFAKYVKEQNEKAKITLEKAGLLKN, via the coding sequence ATGTCCGCATTTATTCGTGCTTTTACCTTGATTTTTATGTTGAGTTTTATTTTTGTTGCTGTTCCTGTAAGAGCAGAGTATCCTGATAAACCTATGAATATGATTATGGCATTTACTGCCGGTGGTTCCAGTGATGTGCAAGCCAGATTAATGCAGAAATATTGGGACAAGGCAAAATTGCCACAGTGGGTTTTTATCTATAAAACCGGTGCGGGCGGTGCTATTGGTTTTGGTGAAATTGCTAAAGCCAAAAAAGACGGCTATACCCTTGGTGGTATAAACGTTCCGCATATTGTGTTACAACCGCTTGGGCAAAAAGCACAATTTTCTATAGATTCTTTTGATTATATTTGTCAGGTTGTTAACGACCCTCAGTGTATTGCTGTTCATAAAGACAGCCCATTTAAAAACGTTAAAGAAGTTTTCGAATTTGCCAAGGCTAACCCCGGTAAATTAAAATTAGGTTTGGTTGGAAGACTCTCCGGACACCATCTTATGCTTTTAGATGTTCAAAGCAAATATGACTTCCCTGTTACTGATGTTGTTTATAAAGGTGCCGCCGACCAAAACGCCGCGTTATTAGGAAAAGAAATTGATGTTATTTTTGGAAATCTAAATGATGTTATGCGTAGTTTAGAACATATGCGCGTGCTTGGTCTTGCCGCTGAAAAGCGTGATAAAGATTTTTTACCTGATGTTCCGATTTTAAAAGAAGAAGGCTATGATGTTGTTTCTGATATTCGTCGTGCCTTTGTTGTTCCTAAAGGTGTTGATCCGGAACAACTTAAATTTTTAAGAGCAGCTTTTGAAAAAATTGCTAAAGATCCGGAATATATTGCAGAAATGAAGAAAATAGGACAACCTCAAGAATATATGGACGGCGAATCTTTTGCAAAATATGTAAAAGAGCAAAATGAAAAAGCAAAAATTACTCTGGAAAAAGCCGGTTTATTAAAGAATTAA
- a CDS encoding tripartite tricarboxylate transporter permease, which translates to MNEFILPALGHLCEPLNIFLIIVGLIGGIIVGALPGLTATMGVALMVPMTFSMNSTSGLIMLGAIYIGAIYGGSNSACLICTPGTPSSVATTWDGWPLSKSGKADTALYASLQSSAFGGLIGALFLLFAAKPLAMFSLNFQGPESFWLCIFGLSTIAVMSSGNMLKGLLSGALGLLLSTIGIDPLEGVDRFTFGYYPLVQGIAVIPAMIGLFSFSQVLVLVASKREYVAEFKPKPGVFSSVSKYLFTKCKRVLLVSSGIGSIVGMLPGAGGEIASIIAYNEAKRWDKEPERYGKGVIEGVAASESANNAVIGGSLIPMLTLGIPGSAVAAVILGALLAKGIQPGFKVFTDTGDLAYTFMLSQVFGNILLIPVGYFIAKIMARLLNIKLNFVAVTIVVLSVIGSYAINNSILDIWVVILFGIIGFFGGRIGFDTGAMALGIILGPMIEENLGKCFDLSRSTGSLASVFFGSTTAVVLIILTIVSCLTPLLLAARKKARTACENKAIKDSIENKEITIVESEITPETSGRSDLIAGLSFLGVALAFYFEGRGIEGVGAIFPLGLQIFLGIGGVLLILLGVKKSFSTVKDGFVATLPRVLVILGASIVYAFLVETLGFFTASFVFMVFASWYLGDQSKSFIYRLVVSLIAASLVCALIWLSFVYLLGVPTPEGLFF; encoded by the coding sequence ATGAATGAATTTATTTTGCCTGCCTTGGGACACTTGTGTGAACCTTTAAATATTTTTTTGATCATTGTAGGTCTTATAGGCGGTATTATTGTTGGTGCTTTACCAGGTTTAACGGCTACTATGGGTGTTGCACTCATGGTGCCTATGACTTTTTCGATGAACTCAACAAGTGGTTTGATCATGCTTGGTGCTATTTATATTGGTGCTATTTATGGTGGATCAAACTCAGCGTGTTTAATTTGTACCCCGGGAACACCATCTTCTGTTGCAACAACTTGGGACGGTTGGCCTCTTTCTAAAAGTGGAAAAGCTGATACGGCTTTATATGCTTCTTTACAATCGTCTGCCTTTGGTGGTTTGATTGGGGCATTATTCTTACTTTTTGCCGCTAAACCTTTGGCTATGTTTTCTTTAAACTTTCAAGGGCCTGAAAGCTTTTGGCTTTGTATTTTCGGTCTTTCTACAATTGCGGTAATGAGTAGTGGAAATATGCTTAAAGGCTTACTTTCCGGTGCTTTGGGCTTATTGCTTTCAACAATAGGTATTGACCCGCTTGAGGGTGTAGACCGTTTTACTTTTGGTTATTATCCGCTTGTTCAGGGAATTGCGGTTATCCCTGCCATGATTGGACTTTTTTCTTTTTCTCAGGTTTTGGTTTTAGTTGCTAGCAAGAGAGAGTATGTTGCTGAATTTAAACCCAAACCAGGTGTCTTTAGCAGTGTTTCCAAATATCTTTTTACGAAATGTAAGCGAGTGCTTTTGGTTTCTTCGGGAATTGGATCTATAGTCGGAATGCTCCCCGGTGCCGGTGGTGAAATTGCCTCTATTATCGCTTATAATGAGGCAAAACGTTGGGATAAAGAACCTGAACGTTATGGAAAGGGCGTAATTGAAGGTGTTGCGGCGAGTGAGAGTGCTAATAATGCGGTTATCGGTGGTTCGCTTATTCCCATGCTGACCTTGGGTATTCCGGGAAGTGCGGTCGCAGCGGTAATATTAGGGGCTTTACTCGCTAAGGGAATTCAGCCTGGCTTTAAAGTTTTTACTGATACCGGTGATTTGGCTTATACTTTTATGCTTTCTCAAGTCTTTGGGAATATTTTGTTAATTCCCGTAGGTTATTTTATTGCCAAAATAATGGCACGTCTTCTAAATATCAAACTTAACTTTGTGGCTGTTACTATTGTTGTTTTGTCCGTGATTGGTTCTTATGCGATTAACAACAGTATTTTAGATATTTGGGTTGTAATTCTTTTTGGTATAATTGGATTTTTTGGCGGGCGTATCGGTTTTGATACGGGGGCTATGGCGTTAGGGATTATTCTTGGCCCAATGATTGAAGAAAATTTGGGTAAGTGTTTCGACTTATCTCGTTCAACGGGTAGTCTTGCCTCTGTATTTTTTGGAAGCACTACTGCTGTTGTTTTGATTATTCTCACTATTGTTTCTTGTTTAACCCCTCTTTTATTGGCGGCACGCAAAAAAGCCAGAACAGCCTGTGAAAATAAAGCTATTAAAGATAGTATTGAAAATAAAGAAATAACCATTGTTGAATCTGAGATTACTCCTGAAACTAGTGGGCGTTCAGATTTAATCGCAGGTTTGTCTTTCCTCGGAGTTGCCCTTGCGTTTTACTTTGAAGGACGTGGAATTGAAGGCGTTGGAGCAATATTTCCGCTAGGTTTGCAAATATTTTTAGGAATAGGTGGCGTTTTATTGATACTACTTGGAGTAAAAAAATCTTTTAGTACGGTGAAAGACGGGTTTGTTGCAACCTTGCCCAGAGTTTTGGTAATTTTGGGTGCATCAATTGTTTACGCCTTTTTAGTTGAAACACTTGGATTTTTTACAGCCTCATTTGTGTTTATGGTCTTTGCTTCTTGGTACTTGGGCGATCAAAGCAAAAGTTTCATATATCGTTTAGTTGTTAGTCTAATTGCGGCAAGCTTGGTTTGTGCTTTAATTTGGCTGAGCTTTGTTTACCTGCTTGGAGTTCCGACTCCCGAAGGTTTGTTCTTCTAG
- a CDS encoding TRAP transporter large permease, with translation MSVLAVVALALVVLFLLGMPIFASLAIASFIALMTSDILPLSVVHNSLFDGLNLFPLLAIPCFIVAGSIMEQGNITNQIIDVMKQLVGRVYGGLGMVTILACMFFAAISGSGPGTVAAVGSILIPAMLKNGYSKDYAAAVASSGGTLGILIPPSNPMIIYAILGNLSITAMFTAGFVPGAIVAFAQIVTAWALARKHGFRDMESPPFNFKHFLKTCFRGSFALLTPVIILGSIYSGYATPVEASIVAIAWALFVGGVINRSLSGHGLYTALLDGAMVCGAVLIIVGTSTLFGKILTYEEAPLRLAKAIMSISTNKVVVLLMIAALLYFLGMFMETLSTIIIVAPVLLPVATQLDINHIHLGIIMVVTNEVALLSPPLGVNLFVSSRIANVSLERLSVSVLPYILALTVCIVLFILFPEIILFLPRMFNLL, from the coding sequence ATGAGTGTATTAGCTGTTGTTGCTCTCGCTTTAGTTGTATTATTTTTATTGGGAATGCCTATTTTTGCCTCTTTGGCTATTGCCAGTTTTATCGCTTTAATGACCAGTGATATTTTGCCTCTTTCCGTTGTTCATAACTCTTTGTTTGACGGATTAAACCTGTTTCCTCTTTTGGCGATTCCTTGCTTTATTGTTGCCGGAAGTATTATGGAACAAGGTAATATAACCAACCAGATTATTGACGTTATGAAACAGCTTGTCGGGCGTGTTTATGGTGGTCTTGGAATGGTTACTATTTTAGCCTGTATGTTCTTTGCGGCTATTTCAGGCTCAGGCCCCGGAACTGTTGCGGCGGTTGGTTCTATTTTGATTCCCGCTATGTTAAAAAACGGCTACAGTAAAGACTATGCTGCCGCTGTTGCCTCATCGGGCGGTACTTTGGGAATTTTAATTCCACCAAGTAACCCAATGATTATTTATGCGATTTTAGGAAACTTATCTATAACTGCTATGTTTACTGCCGGATTTGTTCCCGGTGCTATTGTTGCTTTTGCCCAGATCGTAACAGCTTGGGCTTTGGCAAGAAAACATGGTTTTAGAGATATGGAGTCTCCTCCGTTTAATTTTAAACACTTTCTTAAAACTTGTTTCCGCGGCAGTTTCGCCTTGCTGACTCCGGTTATTATCTTGGGTAGTATCTATTCAGGTTATGCAACACCGGTTGAAGCTTCTATTGTGGCGATTGCATGGGCTTTATTTGTCGGTGGTGTAATTAACCGTTCTTTATCCGGACACGGCTTATACACAGCCTTGCTTGACGGTGCTATGGTTTGCGGTGCTGTTTTAATTATTGTTGGAACTTCCACTTTATTCGGTAAGATTTTAACTTACGAAGAAGCTCCGTTAAGACTTGCCAAGGCAATTATGAGTATTTCAACCAACAAAGTGGTTGTTCTTCTAATGATTGCGGCTTTATTGTATTTCTTGGGTATGTTTATGGAGACCTTATCTACAATTATTATTGTAGCTCCGGTTCTTTTACCTGTTGCCACTCAACTTGATATAAACCACATTCACCTTGGTATTATCATGGTTGTAACAAACGAAGTAGCATTGTTGTCGCCGCCTTTGGGGGTAAACCTCTTTGTTTCTTCTCGAATAGCGAACGTATCGCTTGAACGCTTATCGGTAAGTGTTTTGCCTTATATTCTTGCTTTAACGGTTTGTATAGTATTGTTTATCCTCTTTCCGGAAATCATACTCTTCTTACCAAGAATGTTTAACTTGTTATAA
- a CDS encoding UxaA family hydrolase, translating to MKTSKFLGYRRENKRVGVRNHVVILPLDDLSNSAALAVENNIKGTLALPHHYGRLQFGADLELHFRTLIGTGSNPNVAAVVVIGIEPEWTKVITDGIAKTGKPVFGFSIEQHGDHETICSASRKAKELVQWATSLQRTECDIKDLWVSTKCGESDTTSGIASNPTVGNAFDKLYAKGNTLLFGETSEITGGEHLVAARCRDEKVKTYFMKLWNDYNDFIMANKTNDLSDSQPTKGNILGGLTTIEEKALGNIQKIGKKCIVDGCLEPAETPTGPGLWFMDSSSAAAEMVTLAAAGGYVVHFFPTGQGNIIGNPILPVIKLCANPRTVRTMSEHIDVDVSGMLRREMNLDQAGDKLLEMMVATANGRLTSAEALGHREFVMTKLYRSA from the coding sequence ATGAAAACTAGTAAATTCCTCGGATACCGCCGCGAAAATAAACGTGTTGGCGTACGTAACCATGTTGTTATCTTACCTTTAGATGACCTTTCTAACTCTGCTGCTTTAGCTGTTGAAAACAACATTAAAGGCACTTTGGCTCTTCCTCACCACTATGGCCGTTTACAATTCGGTGCTGACCTTGAACTTCACTTCCGTACCCTTATCGGTACCGGTTCTAACCCTAACGTAGCAGCAGTAGTTGTTATCGGTATTGAACCTGAGTGGACAAAAGTTATCACCGACGGTATTGCAAAAACTGGTAAGCCTGTTTTTGGTTTCTCTATCGAACAACACGGTGATCATGAAACTATTTGTTCCGCTTCTCGTAAAGCAAAAGAATTAGTACAGTGGGCAACCTCTCTTCAACGTACAGAATGTGATATTAAAGATCTTTGGGTTTCTACAAAGTGTGGAGAATCAGACACTACTTCCGGTATCGCTTCTAACCCAACCGTTGGTAATGCTTTTGATAAACTTTATGCAAAAGGTAACACCCTTTTATTCGGTGAAACTTCTGAAATCACAGGTGGCGAACACTTAGTTGCCGCTCGTTGTCGCGATGAAAAAGTTAAAACTTATTTCATGAAATTATGGAATGATTATAACGATTTCATTATGGCTAATAAAACCAACGACCTTTCTGATTCTCAGCCAACTAAAGGTAACATTCTCGGTGGTTTAACAACTATTGAAGAAAAAGCCCTTGGTAACATTCAAAAGATTGGTAAAAAATGTATCGTTGACGGTTGTTTAGAGCCTGCTGAAACTCCGACCGGTCCTGGTCTTTGGTTCATGGATTCTTCTTCTGCTGCTGCTGAAATGGTAACCTTGGCTGCTGCCGGTGGTTATGTTGTTCACTTCTTCCCAACCGGACAAGGTAACATTATTGGTAACCCAATTCTTCCTGTTATCAAGCTTTGTGCTAACCCACGTACTGTTCGTACTATGTCTGAACATATCGACGTTGACGTTAGTGGTATGCTCCGTCGTGAAATGAACCTTGATCAAGCTGGAGATAAGCTCCTCGAGATGATGGTTGCTACTGCCAACGGTCGTTTAACTTCTGCTGAAGCATTAGGACACCGTGAGTTTGTAATGACTAAACTTTATCGTAGTGCTTAA
- a CDS encoding TRAP transporter small permease: MGLLRNLYDNIEEYLCVSALFIMIVCLSLQVFMRILSGSALDWTEELSRYSFIWAVYIGSVLAAKKFQHVRVTAQFMFFSPPVKLFLRILIDAVWVAFNLVFAYYSYFIVADGLLFPEDSPTMPFLIKAYVEMIIPIAFVFMSWRIIEGYYKLWRAGELYNLVKYEEEAQ; this comes from the coding sequence ATGGGATTATTGCGTAATTTATATGACAATATTGAAGAATATTTGTGCGTTTCTGCACTCTTTATCATGATTGTTTGTCTTAGCTTGCAAGTTTTTATGAGAATTTTGTCAGGCTCTGCTTTGGATTGGACAGAGGAATTAAGCCGTTACAGCTTTATCTGGGCGGTTTATATAGGTAGTGTTCTGGCTGCTAAAAAATTTCAACACGTCAGAGTTACTGCACAGTTTATGTTTTTTTCACCCCCGGTGAAACTTTTCTTAAGAATATTGATTGATGCTGTTTGGGTAGCCTTTAATTTAGTTTTTGCTTACTACAGTTATTTTATTGTTGCCGATGGTCTTTTATTTCCCGAAGATTCTCCGACCATGCCTTTCTTAATTAAAGCATATGTAGAGATGATTATCCCTATTGCCTTTGTTTTCATGAGCTGGCGAATTATTGAAGGATATTACAAACTATGGCGAGCAGGCGAGCTTTATAACTTGGTAAAATATGAAGAGGAGGCACAATAA
- a CDS encoding TRAP transporter substrate-binding protein produces the protein MKRTTLTFVLGAVMALVMAIPVFSANAAEYKKMTIMAATANPEGSFHVTALNKFKEIIEKESNGAITVKLFVGGSMGDEQANVKQLRNEELHVAVLANGNLTPFAPKATTLILPYMFPKIENAYTLLGNEKFVNDFGDEIAKQGKVRPVAWLIGGYRVLTNSKKPVKSVADLQGLKIRVPPVKIQLDAFKSWGVEPHPLAWSETFNALQQGVVDGQENPHAVNRDQKFWEVQKYITDLHYMLWVGPILVSENWYKKLPADTKALVLKAAKDAAQYEWKWSAEQDQIALKECLAHGMILDQPADNEAEWKERARAIWPQFYDVVGGKKALDDILAISGQ, from the coding sequence ATGAAACGTACCACATTAACCTTTGTTCTGGGTGCAGTCATGGCTTTGGTCATGGCAATACCTGTTTTTAGCGCCAACGCCGCCGAGTATAAAAAAATGACGATTATGGCAGCCACGGCAAACCCTGAAGGTAGCTTTCACGTTACCGCTTTGAATAAGTTTAAAGAAATTATAGAAAAAGAATCAAACGGTGCAATAACTGTTAAGTTGTTCGTCGGTGGTTCTATGGGTGATGAGCAGGCAAACGTAAAACAATTGCGTAACGAAGAGCTACACGTTGCTGTTTTGGCAAACGGAAACCTTACTCCTTTTGCTCCTAAAGCAACCACACTTATTTTACCTTATATGTTCCCTAAGATAGAAAATGCTTATACTCTTTTAGGTAACGAAAAATTTGTAAACGATTTTGGTGATGAAATAGCCAAACAAGGAAAGGTTCGCCCTGTTGCTTGGTTGATTGGTGGTTACCGCGTTCTTACCAACTCTAAAAAACCCGTAAAATCTGTTGCTGATTTACAAGGTTTAAAAATACGCGTCCCCCCGGTAAAAATCCAACTTGATGCTTTTAAATCTTGGGGAGTAGAACCTCACCCTCTGGCCTGGTCAGAGACTTTTAACGCTCTTCAACAAGGCGTTGTAGACGGACAAGAAAACCCTCATGCCGTTAACCGCGACCAAAAGTTCTGGGAAGTTCAAAAATATATCACAGATTTACACTATATGCTTTGGGTTGGACCAATCTTAGTTAGTGAAAACTGGTATAAAAAGCTTCCTGCTGATACTAAGGCTCTTGTTTTAAAGGCTGCTAAAGACGCTGCTCAGTATGAATGGAAGTGGAGTGCGGAACAAGATCAAATTGCTCTTAAAGAGTGTCTTGCTCATGGCATGATTTTAGACCAGCCTGCTGATAATGAAGCAGAGTGGAAAGAAAGAGCTCGTGCTATTTGGCCACAATTTTATGATGTTGTAGGCGGCAAAAAAGCTCTTGATGATATTTTAGCTATATCTGGTCAATAA
- a CDS encoding aldehyde ferredoxin oxidoreductase family protein — MAFGYNGKILHVDLSKGECTVETPDEVFYRTYWGGGALASYYLLKFIPKGADALGPDNVLVFATSVLCGAPLSGFSRFTVAAKNPLTNGFGESEAGGYFGPELKHAGYDAVVFRGKSAKPVYLWIKDGKAELRDASKVWGKENAQCQDMIREELSEPKARVASIGPAGEKQVLFACIMNELAHANGRCGMGAVMGSKNLKAVVCLGNEESIEYADAEALKEVGSWHRKAIAAHMPNVNLGKFGTPMHVMAQQNAGILPTRNWKEGVFEHAEAIGLPGYEKILKKRHTCYKCSVACKRVVTCVSDERYGGPEYETLAALGSLCGVGDLEAVCKGHERCNALGLDTVGTGAVVAFAMEMMEKGITKLSDGRTIKFGDKNGMVELVEMIANRKDLGDILALGIQRAGKKIGNGAEELNFTVKGQEPAFHDPRGKTGVGMGFALSPTGADHIEAPHEVAFQGDAVKMIKPLGILEPPKPLSNDAEKVRYFIYGQQTWAMNNTLSICNFVVAPIFAMSYAKLCEAVQAITGWETSLFELMKAAERSIVLARMFNAREGLDRKDDKLFKRLYEALPAGPSAGKKIDEAEFRKALDLYYDMVGWDENGIPRKGTLHQLNLGFLAE, encoded by the coding sequence ATGGCTTTTGGTTATAATGGAAAGATACTCCATGTTGATTTAAGTAAAGGTGAATGTACTGTAGAAACTCCCGATGAAGTATTTTATCGTACTTATTGGGGTGGTGGTGCGTTAGCAAGTTATTACTTGTTGAAATTTATCCCTAAAGGTGCTGATGCTTTAGGACCGGATAACGTTTTGGTATTTGCAACTTCAGTTCTTTGCGGTGCACCTCTTTCAGGGTTCTCTCGTTTTACTGTTGCAGCTAAAAATCCATTAACCAATGGTTTTGGAGAATCTGAAGCCGGTGGTTATTTTGGACCGGAATTAAAACATGCCGGTTATGATGCTGTTGTATTTCGTGGAAAATCAGCAAAACCTGTTTATCTTTGGATCAAAGACGGAAAAGCTGAACTGCGTGATGCATCAAAAGTTTGGGGTAAAGAAAATGCCCAGTGTCAAGATATGATTCGTGAAGAACTCAGCGAACCAAAAGCCAGAGTTGCATCTATCGGACCAGCCGGTGAAAAACAAGTTTTATTCGCTTGTATTATGAACGAATTGGCTCACGCCAACGGTCGTTGCGGAATGGGTGCGGTTATGGGTTCTAAAAACCTTAAAGCCGTTGTTTGTCTTGGAAACGAAGAAAGCATAGAATATGCCGATGCCGAAGCTTTGAAAGAAGTTGGAAGCTGGCATCGTAAAGCCATTGCTGCTCATATGCCAAACGTAAACCTTGGTAAATTTGGTACACCTATGCACGTTATGGCACAACAAAACGCAGGTATCTTGCCTACTCGTAACTGGAAAGAAGGCGTTTTTGAACATGCCGAGGCTATTGGTTTACCGGGCTATGAAAAAATATTGAAAAAACGTCATACCTGTTACAAGTGTTCTGTTGCTTGTAAACGTGTTGTTACTTGTGTTTCTGATGAGCGTTACGGCGGTCCTGAATATGAAACATTGGCAGCTCTTGGTTCTTTGTGTGGCGTTGGTGATTTAGAAGCGGTTTGTAAAGGACATGAGCGTTGTAACGCCCTTGGTCTTGATACCGTTGGAACAGGAGCTGTTGTAGCTTTTGCCATGGAAATGATGGAAAAAGGCATTACCAAACTGAGCGACGGACGCACCATTAAATTTGGCGACAAAAACGGTATGGTTGAGCTAGTTGAAATGATCGCCAATCGCAAAGATTTGGGCGATATTTTGGCTCTCGGCATTCAAAGAGCTGGTAAAAAGATTGGTAACGGTGCGGAAGAACTTAACTTTACTGTTAAAGGACAAGAACCAGCTTTCCACGATCCTCGTGGTAAAACCGGCGTTGGAATGGGCTTTGCTCTTTCTCCTACCGGTGCTGATCATATTGAAGCCCCTCACGAAGTTGCCTTCCAAGGTGATGCTGTAAAAATGATTAAACCTTTAGGTATTTTAGAACCACCTAAACCTTTATCTAATGATGCCGAAAAAGTACGTTATTTTATATACGGTCAACAAACTTGGGCAATGAACAACACTTTAAGCATTTGTAACTTTGTTGTTGCTCCTATTTTTGCTATGAGCTACGCTAAGCTTTGTGAGGCTGTTCAAGCTATTACAGGTTGGGAAACTTCCTTGTTTGAACTTATGAAGGCGGCGGAACGTTCTATTGTTTTAGCTCGTATGTTTAACGCTCGCGAAGGGTTAGATCGTAAAGACGACAAGCTCTTTAAGCGTTTATACGAAGCTCTTCCTGCCGGTCCTTCAGCCGGTAAAAAGATTGACGAAGCCGAATTCCGTAAGGCTTTAGACCTTTATTATGATATGGTCGGTTGGGACGAAAACGGTATTCCACGTAAGGGTACCTTGCACCAGCTTAACCTTGGTTTTTTAGCTGAGTAG
- a CDS encoding Hpt domain-containing protein, with amino-acid sequence MKFSLAQSLVGNLNSIKNAMKAQQWHDAMRMAHSLKGTLAIVGAEDLREIATLLEYSCRDEKAEEAEKNLAILEQTKEQLIEALNKI; translated from the coding sequence ATTAAATTTTCCCTTGCCCAATCATTAGTCGGAAATTTAAACAGCATTAAAAATGCAATGAAGGCTCAACAATGGCACGATGCCATGCGTATGGCACACTCTCTTAAAGGCACTTTGGCAATAGTCGGAGCCGAAGACTTAAGAGAAATTGCCACACTTTTGGAATATAGTTGCCGAGATGAAAAAGCGGAAGAAGCAGAAAAAAACTTAGCCATTCTCGAACAAACAAAAGAACAATTAATTGAAGCCTTAAATAAAATATAG
- a CDS encoding UxaA family hydrolase, whose product MSIPHFLVHEDGDVVGVVTVEGVKAGQDLNGWVMAEDKTITIKVNNDIPIGHKIALKDLNVGDTVMKYGTDIGKVVAPIKKGDHLHVHNVKTKRW is encoded by the coding sequence ACCTCATTTTCTGGTGCATGAAGATGGCGACGTTGTAGGCGTTGTTACCGTTGAAGGCGTTAAAGCCGGTCAAGATTTGAACGGCTGGGTTATGGCAGAAGATAAAACCATTACCATTAAAGTTAACAATGACATTCCAATTGGTCATAAGATCGCTCTTAAAGACCTTAATGTTGGTGATACCGTTATGAAATACGGTACAGACATTGGTAAAGTAGTTGCTCCTATTAAAAAGGGCGATCACTTGCATGTTCATAACGTTAAGACTAAAAGGTGGTAG